The DNA segment GTCATTAACGCCTTTTCATATAGCCGTGCCGGTTCGTGACCTGAACGAAGCCCGGGCATTTTATGGTGACCTGTTGGGTTTTCCTGAAGGTCGCAGTGACAGCCATTGGATTGATTACAGCATGTATGGTCACCAGTTTGTGGTGCACCTGAATGAAGCCCTGGGCGCTAATGGCAAGGTGACACTTTGTCATAATGATGTGGACGGTCATGGTGTTCCCGTACCCCATTGTGGCGTGGTGCTGGAAATGCCACAGTGGCAAGCACTGGCCCAGCGGCTGCGGGATGCCAACGTCGAGTTTGTTATCGAACCCTATATTCGTTTTGCCGGGCAGCCTGGGGAACAGGCGACAATGTTTTTTATGGATC comes from the Aestuariirhabdus haliotis genome and includes:
- a CDS encoding VOC family protein; the encoded protein is MSLTPFHIAVPVRDLNEARAFYGDLLGFPEGRSDSHWIDYSMYGHQFVVHLNEALGANGKVTLCHNDVDGHGVPVPHCGVVLEMPQWQALAQRLRDANVEFVIEPYIRFAGQPGEQATMFFMDPSGNALEFKAFADIENQLFAS